The Mycolicibacterium boenickei genome has a segment encoding these proteins:
- a CDS encoding MlaE family ABC transporter permease has translation MVTVGNAYRPLRALGDFFATTLDTFVLMFKPPFAWREFLLQTWFVARVSIAPTLLLSIPFTVLTVFIINILLVELGAADFSGTGAALGAVTQIGPLVTVLVISGAGATAMCADLGSRTIREELDAMRVLGIDPVQALVVPRVLAATVVAVMLTSLVTMVGIVGSFFFAVFFQNVTPGAFASGLTLLVGGIDVVVNLAKAAIFGLVAGLIACYKGISVGGGPQGVGNAVNETVVFTFMALFVINVIATAVAVRVTA, from the coding sequence TTGGTGACCGTGGGAAATGCTTATCGACCCCTTCGCGCGCTCGGCGACTTCTTCGCGACCACCTTGGACACGTTCGTGTTGATGTTCAAGCCGCCCTTCGCGTGGCGCGAGTTCCTGCTGCAGACCTGGTTCGTCGCACGTGTGTCTATCGCGCCGACCTTGCTGCTATCGATCCCCTTCACGGTCCTGACCGTGTTCATCATCAACATCCTGCTCGTTGAGCTGGGTGCGGCCGACTTCTCGGGCACTGGAGCCGCTCTGGGCGCGGTCACTCAGATCGGCCCGCTGGTCACCGTGCTTGTCATTTCAGGCGCGGGCGCGACGGCGATGTGCGCGGACCTGGGATCGCGAACCATCCGCGAAGAGTTGGACGCAATGAGGGTGCTCGGCATCGACCCGGTACAGGCACTCGTCGTGCCCCGCGTGTTGGCCGCCACCGTCGTCGCCGTCATGTTGACCTCGCTGGTGACCATGGTTGGCATCGTCGGCAGCTTCTTCTTCGCGGTGTTCTTCCAGAACGTCACGCCTGGCGCCTTCGCATCCGGTCTGACCCTCCTGGTCGGGGGCATTGACGTGGTGGTGAACCTTGCCAAAGCCGCGATCTTCGGTCTCGTCGCCGGCCTTATCGCCTGCTACAAGGGCATCTCGGTCGGCGGCGGTCCCCAGGGCGTGGGGAACGCGGTCAACGAGACAGTGGTTTTCACCTTCATGGCTCTGTTCGTCATCAACGTCATCGCCACAGCGGTCGCAGTCAGGGTCACAGCGTGA
- a CDS encoding enoyl-CoA hydratase/isomerase family protein: protein MNTQPAVLSDTTDGVLTITLNRPEAANAVRPDDRDALIALLTAADADDKVRVVVLRANGKHFCAGADVGSLADRRATVEKRVMDPMRRIMNGAQKLVASVLDCNKPVIAAVQGAATGVGAHLVYASDLVIATENAYFAESFAKRGLVVDGGGCYLLPRRIGMQKAKELAFFGEKLTAAEALSLGLVNRVVAADELDAAIADFAGRLATAPTTAIAFTKRLLNDSPDTDRTGAFVAEAMAQEIQSYSHDSKEGVQAFVEKRPTEFTGW from the coding sequence ATGAACACTCAACCTGCGGTGCTGTCCGACACCACCGACGGCGTCCTGACCATCACCCTCAACCGCCCCGAGGCCGCCAACGCGGTGCGTCCTGATGACCGCGATGCGTTGATCGCGTTGTTGACTGCTGCGGATGCCGACGACAAGGTGCGCGTGGTCGTATTGCGGGCCAACGGCAAACACTTCTGCGCAGGTGCCGATGTCGGATCGCTCGCCGACCGGCGTGCAACTGTGGAAAAGCGGGTGATGGACCCGATGCGGCGCATCATGAACGGCGCCCAGAAGCTGGTGGCCAGCGTGCTGGACTGCAACAAGCCGGTGATCGCCGCAGTGCAGGGTGCCGCGACCGGCGTAGGAGCTCACCTTGTATACGCCTCCGATCTGGTCATCGCCACCGAAAATGCCTATTTTGCAGAGTCTTTCGCCAAGCGCGGCTTAGTGGTCGATGGCGGCGGCTGCTACCTGCTGCCGCGGCGGATCGGCATGCAGAAGGCCAAGGAGTTGGCGTTCTTTGGTGAGAAGCTCACCGCAGCCGAGGCTTTGAGCCTCGGCCTGGTGAACCGGGTGGTGGCGGCCGATGAGCTTGATGCCGCGATTGCCGATTTCGCCGGCCGACTGGCTACCGCACCCACGACTGCGATCGCGTTCACCAAACGACTGCTCAACGACTCCCCCGACACGGATCGCACCGGAGCCTTCGTCGCCGAGGCGATGGCGCAAGAGATCCAGTCGTATTCGCACGACTCGAAAGAGGGCGTGCAGGCCTTCGTCGAGAAGCGCCCGACCGAATTCACCGGGTGGTGA
- a CDS encoding Zn-ribbon domain-containing OB-fold protein, with translation MARADIPVIDPASAPYWEAARQGRLLIAECAACGAVHHYPRPFCPWCWSEDVHPVQAAGTGTLYTYSTVFVNDLAPFKEQLPYVAALVELDEGPRLMTTIEGVDSQKLRVGMPVTAVFRPVDDSDPASPYLTIFTPSKENA, from the coding sequence ATGGCACGTGCGGACATCCCCGTCATCGATCCGGCCAGCGCCCCGTACTGGGAAGCCGCACGACAGGGCCGATTGTTGATCGCCGAGTGCGCGGCGTGCGGCGCCGTGCACCACTATCCGCGGCCGTTCTGTCCATGGTGCTGGAGTGAGGACGTGCATCCGGTGCAGGCCGCAGGCACGGGCACGCTCTATACGTACTCGACAGTGTTCGTGAACGACCTGGCGCCCTTCAAGGAACAGCTGCCTTATGTGGCTGCCCTCGTCGAGCTAGACGAGGGTCCACGATTGATGACCACCATAGAAGGCGTTGACTCCCAAAAGCTTCGGGTCGGCATGCCGGTCACCGCGGTGTTCCGGCCTGTCGACGACAGCGACCCGGCCAGTCCGTATCTGACCATTTTCACCCCCAGCAAGGAGAACGCATGA
- a CDS encoding SDR family NAD(P)-dependent oxidoreductase, whose product MTRLLDGKVALVTGAGHGIGRGHALELAKHGATVVINDLGTSLSGEGTGKVADEVVQIIESRGGKAVSDFSDVGDEEQVDLAVERAYSQLGRLDIVVNNAGIVRDKAIWNMTADDFDLVMRVHVRGSWLTSRAVARKWRDESKANGGKVYGRIINTTSGAGLHGHFGQTNYSAAKAAIVGLTQTLSLELASIGATVNAISPGGRTRMSASMPGAQAPIEPDERPDDEFDPKDPSLGSPVVAWLASPEAGHVSGQVIRAMGESIQLLKGWHPAASVSNGQKRWDADKLGAIMATDVFGTRNTGLRLGG is encoded by the coding sequence ATGACCCGACTACTCGACGGCAAGGTGGCGCTGGTGACCGGCGCCGGTCACGGCATCGGCCGCGGCCACGCGCTCGAACTGGCCAAACACGGTGCCACTGTCGTCATCAACGACCTGGGCACCAGCCTGTCGGGTGAGGGCACCGGAAAGGTAGCCGACGAGGTGGTGCAGATCATCGAAAGCCGCGGCGGCAAAGCAGTTTCGGACTTCAGCGATGTCGGCGACGAGGAACAGGTCGATCTGGCGGTGGAGCGCGCCTACTCGCAACTGGGCCGGTTGGACATCGTTGTCAACAACGCCGGCATCGTGCGTGACAAGGCAATCTGGAACATGACCGCCGACGATTTCGACCTGGTGATGCGGGTACACGTGCGCGGTAGTTGGCTGACCAGCCGCGCGGTCGCCCGTAAGTGGCGGGACGAGTCGAAAGCCAACGGCGGGAAGGTGTATGGGCGCATCATCAACACCACCTCGGGTGCGGGGCTGCACGGACACTTCGGGCAGACCAACTACAGCGCCGCAAAAGCTGCCATCGTAGGGCTCACCCAGACCCTGAGCCTGGAGCTGGCGTCGATCGGCGCAACAGTGAACGCGATCAGCCCAGGCGGGCGCACCAGGATGTCCGCGTCGATGCCCGGAGCGCAGGCACCGATCGAGCCCGATGAGCGCCCTGACGACGAGTTCGACCCGAAAGATCCGTCGCTGGGCTCGCCAGTGGTGGCCTGGCTGGCCAGCCCTGAGGCCGGTCACGTCAGCGGTCAGGTAATCCGCGCGATGGGCGAGAGTATCCAACTGCTCAAGGGCTGGCATCCGGCGGCCTCGGTATCCAACGGCCAGAAGCGCTGGGATGCAGACAAGTTGGGCGCGATCATGGCCACCGACGTGTTCGGCACCCGCAACACCGGGCTGCGCTTAGGCGGCTGA
- a CDS encoding Zn-dependent alcohol dehydrogenase: MLTQAAVLFERNSPWSVETIELDPPKATEVLVELHASGMCHSDDHLVTGDMPIALPCIGGHEGAGVVKAVGEHVSWLAPGDHVVFSFIPSCGRCPSCSTGHQSLCDLGAKIYSGMQIHDGTARHHFGDQDLALACGVGSFAHHTVVHEASCVKIPKHYRLDRACLLGCGFITGWGSSVYAADVRPGDTVAVAGVGGIGAAAVQGARLAGARTITVIDPSEYKRAEAVKMGATHTAANWDEAKGVVAAATWDRGVDKFICAMGVGDGQLVGQALAMTAKRGKLVVTNIHPMLEREIRANLMDLTLTEKQIVGTLYGSGNPRADIPKILELSSAGQVDLDSMVTRTYPLEKVNDGYADMHAGANIRGVLVYPPAEG, translated from the coding sequence ATGCTGACGCAGGCCGCAGTCCTGTTCGAACGCAATTCACCGTGGTCGGTCGAGACGATCGAACTCGACCCACCGAAAGCGACCGAGGTCCTCGTCGAATTGCACGCCTCCGGTATGTGCCATTCCGATGACCATCTGGTCACCGGCGACATGCCGATCGCGCTGCCGTGCATCGGTGGGCACGAGGGCGCGGGTGTGGTCAAGGCCGTCGGTGAGCACGTGTCATGGTTGGCACCAGGCGACCATGTCGTGTTCAGCTTCATCCCGTCGTGCGGGCGCTGCCCGTCATGTTCGACCGGCCATCAGAGCCTGTGCGACCTCGGCGCAAAAATCTACTCCGGCATGCAGATTCACGACGGTACCGCCCGCCACCACTTCGGCGACCAGGACCTTGCACTGGCCTGCGGCGTCGGATCGTTCGCACACCACACCGTGGTTCACGAGGCCAGCTGCGTGAAGATCCCGAAGCACTACCGGCTGGACCGGGCCTGCCTGCTCGGCTGCGGCTTCATCACCGGATGGGGATCGTCGGTGTACGCCGCCGACGTGCGGCCGGGTGACACGGTGGCCGTCGCGGGCGTCGGCGGCATCGGCGCGGCGGCGGTGCAGGGCGCCCGACTCGCCGGCGCGCGCACGATCACCGTCATCGACCCGTCGGAGTACAAGCGGGCCGAAGCGGTGAAAATGGGCGCCACCCATACCGCAGCGAACTGGGACGAAGCCAAAGGCGTTGTCGCCGCAGCCACCTGGGATCGAGGTGTGGACAAGTTCATCTGCGCCATGGGAGTCGGTGACGGCCAGCTCGTCGGCCAGGCCCTGGCCATGACGGCCAAGCGCGGCAAGCTCGTCGTCACCAACATCCACCCCATGCTGGAGCGGGAGATCCGGGCCAACCTCATGGATCTCACCCTGACCGAGAAGCAGATCGTGGGCACTCTCTACGGCTCGGGTAACCCGCGCGCTGATATCCCGAAAATCCTCGAGCTGAGCAGCGCCGGGCAGGTGGACCTGGACTCTATGGTGACCCGCACCTATCCCTTGGAGAAGGTCAACGACGGATACGCCGATATGCACGCGGGCGCCAACATCCGTGGCGTGCTGGTCTATCCGCCGGCCGAGGGTTAG
- a CDS encoding MCE family protein: MDFLRNDSRLNPGWWTLFLVAFLAAVVFVTSALFSGAFTAYVPVTLTSDRSGLVMEPGGKVKMQGVEVGRVGEVQGGDPVRLKLEIFPDQLQYLPANIGAQIRATTAFGAKFVDLTYPSAPSAHHLQPGAVIEASNVSTEVNTVFQNLMGVLKQIDPAKLNGVLSALAEGLRGQGSTIGQATTDANEVLSALNPRADTMRRDWQSLKGFSDTYSAAAQNILTVLDAASTTSTTITDHAQALDALLLNLTGLSRSGENLLGSSKDNLVTSVNDLSSTTSLLLGYNPMITCTIVGGKHFLDNGGYKGAGGNGYSTITDVGLLLGDDPYKYPDNLPIVAAKGGPGGKPGCGSLPYVENMYPVRQLVTNTGWGTGNDIRTNPGIGFPAYNNFFPVTRGNPEPPSIRNLFGGPAPGPIPYPGAPPYGAPMYAPDGTPLWPGLPPGVPSASPPPDPNDVPAGAEPFTPPAPAELVPTPLPPPVP, from the coding sequence ATGGATTTTTTACGCAATGACAGCCGGCTGAACCCCGGGTGGTGGACGCTCTTCCTAGTCGCTTTCCTTGCGGCCGTGGTGTTCGTGACCAGTGCGCTGTTCTCCGGGGCCTTCACCGCCTACGTGCCCGTCACCTTGACCTCCGACCGATCCGGCCTGGTGATGGAGCCGGGCGGCAAGGTCAAGATGCAGGGCGTGGAGGTAGGCCGGGTTGGCGAGGTCCAAGGTGGCGACCCCGTTCGGCTCAAGCTCGAGATCTTCCCGGACCAGCTCCAATACCTCCCCGCCAACATCGGCGCCCAGATTCGGGCGACCACAGCCTTCGGCGCAAAGTTCGTGGACCTGACCTACCCGTCTGCTCCGAGCGCACACCACCTGCAGCCAGGGGCGGTCATCGAGGCGTCGAACGTCTCGACCGAGGTCAACACTGTCTTCCAGAATCTGATGGGCGTGCTCAAGCAGATCGATCCAGCCAAGCTCAATGGTGTGCTGTCCGCCCTGGCCGAGGGCCTTCGCGGCCAGGGCTCGACCATCGGCCAGGCCACTACCGATGCCAATGAGGTGCTGTCGGCTCTGAACCCCCGAGCAGACACCATGCGGCGAGACTGGCAGTCGCTCAAGGGTTTCAGCGACACCTACAGCGCCGCCGCCCAGAACATCCTGACGGTGCTGGATGCAGCGAGTACAACCAGCACCACGATCACCGACCACGCGCAGGCACTGGACGCACTGCTGCTCAATCTGACCGGACTCTCACGCAGCGGCGAGAACCTACTCGGGTCGAGCAAGGACAACCTTGTGACGTCAGTCAACGACCTCTCGTCGACCACCAGCTTGTTGCTCGGATACAACCCGATGATCACGTGCACCATCGTCGGCGGAAAGCATTTTCTGGATAACGGCGGCTACAAGGGCGCAGGCGGAAACGGTTACTCGACAATCACCGACGTCGGACTTCTGCTGGGCGATGACCCGTACAAGTATCCGGACAACTTGCCGATCGTCGCGGCCAAGGGCGGTCCCGGCGGAAAGCCAGGATGCGGATCCCTTCCGTACGTCGAAAACATGTACCCCGTGCGCCAGTTGGTCACCAATACCGGTTGGGGTACCGGCAACGATATTCGGACCAACCCCGGTATCGGTTTCCCGGCCTACAACAACTTCTTCCCCGTCACCCGGGGCAACCCCGAGCCGCCGAGCATCCGCAATCTCTTCGGAGGCCCAGCGCCCGGCCCCATCCCGTATCCCGGCGCCCCGCCCTACGGCGCACCGATGTACGCCCCGGACGGCACCCCGCTGTGGCCCGGACTTCCCCCGGGAGTTCCATCGGCGTCACCGCCACCCGACCCCAACGATGTCCCCGCCGGGGCGGAGCCGTTCACGCCGCCCGCGCCCGCGGAACTGGTGCCGACACCGCTACCCCCGCCAGTGCCCTGA
- a CDS encoding cytochrome P450, which translates to MNAIDTDEQQFAPLIDLQWWQERPADRTELYRSLRDAGSPVFVRTSRPDSPRVRGFWAVGSHRDVSQISRRPEDFCSGQGTQIFDQTAEMREYRGSIIDMDDPEHMRLRKIVSRGFTPRMLSELRGLVQETTAEILEEMPRSGECDFVASFATLLPLRIIDNMLGVPREHEQFILHATNVVLGASDPEYVPDHSIKGIETAVTETSEQLIDLLKSIAEDRIASPRDDVISKLVTSDEENLTPQELAKFFILLIGAGNETTRNALTHGLLILSAHPEQRDRLLANYDELASPAVEEILRYASPVIHMRRTVTRDGVTLTDEQGAITHTFNAGDKVVLWYPAANRDPAVFAEPELFDIARKPNNHIAFGGPGPHFCLGAHLARLELNVAFKMLFDRYPDITSAGEPVMLRSNFVNGIKHLKATYTP; encoded by the coding sequence GTGAACGCGATCGACACCGATGAGCAGCAGTTCGCACCGCTGATCGACCTGCAGTGGTGGCAGGAACGCCCCGCCGACCGAACGGAGCTTTACCGGAGCCTGCGCGACGCGGGTAGTCCGGTGTTCGTCCGCACCAGCCGCCCCGACTCGCCGCGGGTACGCGGATTCTGGGCAGTCGGCTCGCACCGTGACGTCTCCCAGATCAGTCGGCGGCCGGAAGACTTCTGTTCGGGGCAAGGCACCCAGATCTTCGACCAGACGGCGGAGATGCGGGAGTACCGCGGGTCGATCATCGATATGGACGACCCCGAGCACATGCGGCTGCGCAAGATCGTCTCCCGTGGATTCACCCCGCGCATGCTCTCCGAGCTTCGTGGACTGGTGCAGGAGACGACGGCGGAGATCCTCGAAGAAATGCCGCGCTCCGGTGAGTGTGATTTCGTCGCCTCTTTCGCCACGCTGCTGCCACTCCGCATCATCGACAACATGCTGGGCGTGCCACGCGAGCACGAACAGTTCATCCTGCACGCCACCAATGTGGTGCTCGGAGCCTCCGATCCCGAATACGTACCCGACCACAGCATCAAGGGCATCGAGACGGCCGTCACAGAAACCAGCGAACAACTCATCGACTTGCTGAAAAGCATTGCCGAGGACCGTATCGCGAGCCCCCGCGACGATGTGATCAGCAAATTGGTGACCTCTGACGAGGAGAACCTGACCCCGCAGGAACTGGCCAAGTTTTTCATCCTGCTGATTGGCGCTGGTAATGAGACGACCCGCAATGCACTCACGCACGGCTTGCTGATCCTCAGCGCCCACCCCGAGCAGCGGGATCGGCTGCTGGCGAACTACGACGAACTGGCATCGCCTGCGGTCGAGGAGATCTTGCGATATGCCAGTCCCGTGATCCACATGCGCCGCACCGTCACCCGCGACGGCGTGACGCTGACCGACGAGCAGGGCGCGATCACTCACACCTTCAACGCCGGCGACAAGGTCGTCCTCTGGTACCCCGCCGCCAACCGCGATCCAGCTGTCTTCGCGGAGCCGGAGCTCTTCGATATCGCACGAAAACCGAATAACCACATAGCCTTCGGCGGTCCGGGTCCACATTTCTGCCTGGGTGCACACCTCGCCAGGCTCGAACTCAACGTCGCGTTCAAAATGCTTTTCGACCGATATCCTGATATCACCTCGGCCGGCGAGCCGGTCATGCTGAGATCGAACTTCGTCAACGGCATCAAACACCTCAAGGCGACCTACACCCCATGA
- a CDS encoding MCE family protein, translating into MRSNLRGAVWRLAVFAVAAALGIFSLFAIFAQLRFEDGKTYGAEFSNISGLETGQFVRVAGVEVGKVTDIRIQPDNKVLVHFTADNTVVLTQGSRAVIRYDDLIGGRYLALEEGAGSTAELKPGGTIPLANTSPALNLDALIGGFRPLFRALNPDQVNALSGQLIKALQGQGATIGSFLNQTAALTNTLADRDQLIGQVIVNLNTVVGSLGDQSKNVDTAVTSLSDLVDTLASHKSDISNSVAYTNAASNSIADLLAQARTPLKKVIAETDRSAGLVVADHDYMDNLLNTLPEAYQQLGRQGLYGDFFSFYLCEVALKVNGKGGQPVYIKLVGQDSGRCTPK; encoded by the coding sequence GTGAGATCTAATCTGCGAGGCGCCGTCTGGCGACTTGCCGTCTTCGCAGTGGCAGCAGCGCTAGGCATCTTTTCGCTCTTCGCGATTTTCGCCCAGCTGCGGTTCGAGGACGGAAAGACCTACGGGGCGGAGTTCAGCAACATCAGCGGACTGGAGACGGGCCAATTCGTCCGCGTCGCCGGCGTCGAGGTCGGCAAGGTGACGGATATCCGGATCCAGCCCGACAACAAGGTGCTGGTCCACTTCACCGCCGATAACACCGTCGTACTGACCCAGGGCAGCCGGGCGGTGATCCGCTACGACGACCTGATCGGCGGCCGCTACCTGGCCCTCGAAGAGGGGGCGGGAAGCACCGCTGAGCTCAAGCCCGGTGGCACTATCCCGCTAGCCAACACCTCGCCAGCGCTGAACCTCGACGCACTCATCGGTGGCTTCCGACCGCTGTTCCGCGCCTTGAACCCAGACCAGGTCAATGCCTTGTCGGGCCAGCTGATCAAAGCACTGCAGGGCCAAGGCGCCACGATCGGCTCATTCTTGAATCAAACTGCGGCACTGACGAACACCCTCGCGGACCGGGACCAGTTGATCGGACAGGTGATCGTGAACCTCAACACCGTCGTGGGCTCGCTCGGCGATCAGAGCAAGAACGTCGACACCGCCGTGACCTCCCTGTCCGACCTCGTCGACACCTTGGCCAGCCACAAATCCGATATCAGCAATTCCGTGGCATACACCAACGCCGCCTCAAACTCGATCGCCGATCTGCTGGCCCAGGCACGAACCCCCTTGAAGAAGGTTATCGCCGAGACCGACCGGTCCGCAGGCCTGGTAGTGGCCGACCACGACTACATGGACAACCTCCTCAACACCTTGCCCGAGGCATACCAGCAGTTGGGCCGCCAAGGGCTTTACGGAGACTTCTTCAGCTTCTATCTGTGCGAAGTCGCCTTGAAAGTCAACGGCAAAGGGGGCCAACCGGTCTACATCAAGCTCGTCGGCCAAGACTCCGGAAGGTGCACGCCGAAATGA
- a CDS encoding Gfo/Idh/MocA family protein, with translation MTEQGPKRVGVIGVGWGAHVQVPALRAAKGFEPVALCARTPDRLERVAAKLGIEETSTDWQSFVTRDDLDVISVATPNVLHRDMTLAALAAGKPVLCEKPLAGDLDAAREMVRAAAESSLPTACCFENRWNPDWLAVADRVRSGFLGTQYLARVSRSASYWHPSHPLQAGWMYDRDQGGGYLAGMLVHDLDFLCSLLGQPVSVCAEVRTTEPERERPDGTILNVTADDTAALLMRMESGVTAVLSVSVMGAHADHYRLELFGSDGTIIGDGDLRSAAYSAGLATDDGLNRLTVADREPAYPEKLPSGLAGHASRAMALMLEDWLPAFDGAPSSAATFEDGLLSLAVIDAAHRSTEGGGWEPVQV, from the coding sequence ATGACAGAACAGGGGCCCAAGCGAGTCGGCGTCATCGGGGTCGGGTGGGGTGCGCATGTGCAGGTGCCTGCATTGCGGGCGGCGAAGGGCTTTGAGCCTGTGGCACTCTGTGCACGCACACCCGATCGACTGGAGCGCGTGGCCGCCAAGCTGGGGATCGAAGAGACTTCCACCGATTGGCAGTCGTTCGTGACCCGCGACGATCTCGATGTCATCTCGGTCGCGACGCCCAACGTCCTGCATCGTGATATGACGCTGGCCGCCTTGGCCGCGGGCAAGCCTGTGCTGTGTGAGAAGCCGCTTGCCGGTGACCTCGATGCGGCGCGTGAGATGGTGCGAGCCGCCGCCGAGTCAAGCCTGCCCACTGCCTGTTGCTTCGAGAATCGGTGGAATCCGGACTGGTTGGCCGTCGCAGACCGGGTGCGTTCGGGCTTTCTGGGCACCCAGTACCTGGCCCGGGTCAGCCGCAGCGCGTCGTACTGGCATCCGAGTCACCCGCTGCAGGCCGGCTGGATGTACGACCGTGATCAGGGCGGAGGCTACCTCGCCGGGATGCTGGTGCACGACCTGGACTTCCTGTGCAGCCTGCTCGGCCAACCGGTGTCTGTGTGCGCCGAGGTGCGGACCACCGAGCCGGAGCGGGAGCGGCCCGATGGCACGATCCTGAACGTCACCGCCGACGACACCGCGGCGCTGTTGATGCGGATGGAATCCGGGGTGACCGCGGTGCTGAGCGTTTCGGTGATGGGCGCCCACGCCGATCACTACCGGCTGGAGTTGTTCGGCTCTGACGGCACGATCATCGGCGACGGTGACCTGCGCTCGGCGGCATACTCGGCGGGCTTGGCCACCGACGACGGGCTGAACCGGCTGACGGTCGCCGACCGCGAGCCGGCCTATCCGGAGAAGCTGCCTTCTGGTCTGGCCGGACACGCGAGCCGGGCGATGGCGCTGATGCTTGAGGATTGGCTGCCGGCGTTCGATGGTGCGCCCAGTTCGGCAGCAACCTTCGAGGACGGGCTGCTCTCGCTCGCGGTGATTGACGCTGCGCACCGCTCTACCGAAGGCGGTGGGTGGGAACCCGTGCAAGTTTAG
- a CDS encoding ABC transporter permease, translated as MTAQVGRASSLHPRTRRFLASCSKSWKRVGEQTQFYGWTVRGIGDAVVHYKVEVIRQIAQMSLGVGALALIGGTVVIVAFLTLSAGSLIAVQSYNQLAQIGVEALAGFTSAFLNVRLVSPLVAGIGLAATIGAGATAQLGAMRISEEIDALEVMGVRSVAYLASTRVLAGVLVVIPLYCIAVIMAFVATRFGTTFVYGQSTGVYDHYFKTFLNPTDLIWSFMQAILIAVVVMLVHTYYGFTATGGPAGVGEAVGRGVRTSLVATVFVTLFVSLAVYGQSGNFHLSG; from the coding sequence GTGACGGCGCAAGTTGGAAGGGCCAGCAGCCTGCATCCCCGGACCCGACGGTTCTTGGCGTCCTGCTCCAAGAGCTGGAAACGGGTGGGCGAGCAGACCCAGTTCTACGGCTGGACCGTGCGCGGCATCGGCGACGCCGTTGTCCACTACAAGGTCGAAGTCATCCGGCAGATCGCTCAGATGAGTCTGGGTGTGGGCGCGCTCGCGCTCATCGGCGGGACGGTGGTCATCGTGGCCTTCCTGACGTTGTCCGCCGGATCGCTCATCGCGGTTCAGTCGTACAACCAGCTCGCCCAAATCGGTGTCGAGGCGCTGGCTGGATTCACGTCGGCGTTTCTCAACGTCCGACTGGTGTCGCCGCTGGTGGCCGGCATCGGCCTCGCCGCGACCATCGGCGCCGGCGCCACCGCCCAACTTGGCGCCATGCGGATCAGTGAGGAGATCGACGCACTCGAAGTGATGGGTGTCCGGTCGGTCGCGTACCTGGCGTCGACGCGCGTGTTGGCCGGTGTGCTGGTAGTCATTCCGCTCTATTGCATCGCCGTCATCATGGCTTTCGTCGCCACCAGGTTCGGTACCACCTTCGTCTATGGGCAGTCCACCGGCGTCTACGACCACTACTTCAAAACGTTCCTCAACCCCACCGATCTCATCTGGTCGTTCATGCAAGCGATCCTGATCGCCGTCGTGGTGATGCTGGTGCACACCTATTACGGCTTCACCGCCACGGGAGGCCCCGCCGGAGTCGGCGAGGCTGTCGGCCGGGGTGTACGTACGTCGCTCGTCGCCACTGTCTTCGTAACCCTGTTCGTCTCGCTAGCCGTCTACGGCCAGTCCGGCAACTTCCACCTTTCGGGATAA